A region of the Notolabrus celidotus isolate fNotCel1 chromosome 18, fNotCel1.pri, whole genome shotgun sequence genome:
ggggtcgcatacaatcagagtggtgacggagcgcacctgaacgccacttttttccaggactttttttctcaaagtgataaaatagatgacttgctgtttgcttaatccggttgagattcataaagactttttagagttataagatgatccactaactactaacactaacactacacccctgcatacaacactgtccagcaagagggctgttcctgctggagctgaggggtccaaaataatcaactctaccttcttcattattataatctcagTTCTTTTGctataaacattacactctgtgtcaggtgaatgggtaacctgggtgtttggtgtgttcgcagcaggtgtCAGTGTTTACAGAATATCATATCCGGCCCattatgagactcatcatggcaaaaaatacaacagttgtttttgtaagATAGTGTGACTATGTGATCATTTTCAGAATGGACTTTTTTGCActcaaacaaagggaaacatttggagttgtcgttatttataggttattatgttctgattttactggtctggcccacttcagatcaacttgggttgaatgtggcccctgaactgaagtgagtttgacgcccctgagtgttgaattaaaaacaaacacctccATATTAATTAATgactctgtttttgttgtgtttcaggaTCCTGAACCTAAACCTGCTGCAAGAAGGATATACATTTTGGAAAGAAGCGCTCAATCAGTTTCCCCTTCAGCCGATCACTGCTGCCTTGGAGGTTTTTGCAACGCTCATAAAAAGAAACTCTGTGACAGAAAAAGAATCACCCTCGCCACTGAAGCAGCTATGCAGCTTGAAATTCAAGTAGCACTCAATTTTATTATTTCCTATTTATACAACAAACTCCCTCGACGACGTGTGAATATCTTCGGTGAAGAGCTCGAGAGGCAGCTGAAGAAGAAATATGAAGGCCACTGGTATCCGGATAAGCCATACAAAGGTTCAGGGTACAGGTGCATCCATGTAGGGGAGAAAGTGGACCCTGTGGTCGAGCAGGCAGCCAAAGAGAGCGGGTTGGACATCGAAGATGTCCGGAATAATCTCCCTCAGGACCTTAGCGTGTGGATCGACCCCTTTGAGGTTTCATACCAGATTGGGGAGAAGGGACCAGTCAAGGTGCTATATGTGGATGATAACAATGAGAATGGGTCTGAGCTGGACAAAGAGATCAAGAACAGCTTTAACCCTGAGGCACAGGTCTTCATGCCAATCAGCGACCCTGTTGGGGCTTCCTCAGAGTCCagctccccctcccctcctttcgGGCAGTCTGCTGCCGTGAGCCCCTCCTTCATGCCACGCTCCACCCAGCCTTTAACCTTCACCACTGCCACCTTTGCTGCCACCAAATTTGGCTCCACTAAGATGAAAAGCAGCGGCCGGGGCAACAACGCcaacagcagcagtagcagtaaGGTGGCTCGCACCTCCCCTACCAACAACCTGGGTCTGAATGTCAACACCCTGCTGAAGCAGAAAGCCATCTCCACCTCCATGCACTCACTGTACGGGCTGGGCCtggggcagcagcagcaacagcagcagcagaaggccTCTGCTCTCTCCCCCAACGCCAAGGAGTTTGTGTTCCCCAGCCTGCAGGGCCAGGCCAGCCCTGGAGCCGTGTTCCCCGGGGAGGGCTCCTTGGGACTCGGCCCCCTGCAGTACAACAATGCCTTTGACATGTTTGCGGCCTATGGAAGCCTCAACGACAAGTCCCTTATGGATGGCCTCAACTTCAGTCTGAGCAACATGCAGTATTCTAACCAGCAATTCCAGCCAGTCATGGCTAACTAAACTCATCATCGAGATGTTATTTATGAATGATGGTGGctcaaagagaaggaaaaacaaaacgcACACTTAGAAACTGGACTTTCAAGGATCTAGTCTAGTCAGTCAAGCGCATGTGCCCAAGGGTGTTTTTACTGTGCCCCCTTGAGTTTGTTTCTACTGAAAGCTTGTTGTACAAACACATCCAAGCTTGGTTACTTCAATTCAAAATGcatccttgtttttctttttcctttttgccAACCAAGCACAAAATTTTTTACCATGTTGAGAAAattctccaaaaactaaaaaaacaaacaaaaaaaaaaaaactacaagctTCAAGTTTGGCCTCTTACAGTATTTTACAGGTGGTAAGACAAGGCTAATTTTTATGAATTGGCACTACTAAGTGGGGTTACTTGGTCTTTTTCTAATTGTATAATTTAATTTAGTACAGAGTTTGTAAGATATCAGAGTATATATTGTTTCTATGACATGGTGTTGCATTTATATCTTTTTACTACTCCAGTGATCTGTGATGGCTGCAGCAGCTTttccttatttttctttttttaaagataattgtTAAAGAAatccatctttaaaaaaaaatacatgaaatattcTGAAGATTGTGTACAGAGTATTCCTTAGTGGTGGAATTCAAGTGTAGGAATATTTGCTTTTTTCTGAGAGATGAATTGTATTTTCTGTTAAGAGGTTAAAAAGATTTTTGCTATACTATGGACAAAATGTAATCGTATGGATATTAATTTTGTACCTACATTGTGCAATACTTGATAAAAAATACGGTATAACAAAGTATTTTGAGTCAGTGTCTTACATGTCAAGAGGGACTGAAATAGTTTATATTGTTAAGTTTGTATtaaatgcttaaaaattatatgcttgtctttatttttttaatttcatatttgcACCCTGgtctttttaataaaataaattacagttGAACATGATCCGTGCAGAGCCCGTTCTTTGATTTTACTGCTTGTTTACACTCTGACGTCTGCTCTTAATGTTTaacctgattggctgttgggtaatCGACAGCCTGAGTGGTGATGGTGTTGATGGTCACATGCTTGGagttgcctgtgtgtgtgtgtgtgtgtgtgtcatgaggGCAACTTCAGGCTAAAAATGTACACTCCACTGTGCGAGCTGAAGCTTTATGAAGTGACACTCCGGATGTGTTCAGGGTTTGAAGGTGGAGGTTAATGTCACTGTGAGCGTTTAGCTGTGAAGACAGGTGGAGCTCTATTTATGATCTGTCTCCTTCATTGAAGGCCTCTCTctaccttttgtttattttgaaggtggATCTATCTCGTTGTCACTGGTGGCCTCTTTGTTCCTGATTGAAAagtatgttttgtgttttgaatcATCAGAAGTCTGCACTGAATGATGACGCACACAATAAACATCTTCAGCTTGATTACAAAACATGTATACACTACCTgtcagaagtttggaaacaccttctcattcaagggtttgtatttattgtaattattgtaaacactgtagattaataccaaggacatcaaaactataaaagcacatatatggaattatttaattacagtatttctcaattgctaaaacacatttcttgacatccaccactcttttctcaacactataagcacacaaaaacaatttttcaaactgcatttaccaaacctctgactcttcctgcaaaaccaaacaatgttgtcagatcatacccaGAGTCAatcacaattaaaaacaatactgagcagtcattacacactacattaaaaactgaaaacacaatgctcaggacatcAAGCtatagaaataatgtttattgtagGCTCAATGAATGTAGCACCTGTATCCAGTccaaaagtaaacacaaacataaatgagaagaacatggtCTATCACAGTATCTCAGATATCAGatgttactgttctttgtctttcacGATTTCGCTCCCCTCTTCTACCTCCTTGACCACATATTACAtgcactcttcctctgcctctcagattatttctgttCATTGTACAGccttcaacaaccagtgctctctgaactggTTTAtactggtttcctcacatcatgagccacaagtgtgatcagttttgagtggctgtgtttaagctgtgacacctcTGCTTCAAATATGTTGAACTTTagctacctgtgcttaccattatgcaacacaagtgcatcacagtgcaacatgtgttttagtgagtggggatgtgtttgaagttgtgtctaacaggtgaaaagtgctgaTGGTTTtaccaaaagagtgactgattcaatacatgggttcatgCCGCTAAGAGTTTGGTTCAGACAacagggtttagtgttttagcaattgagaaatattgtaacacaaaccttatcaagagttcatttgtagaatgacttgccttcttaatgtgtttgagaccatcagttctgttgttcagaggttagtacacaatggatacccctatttgactactgttgtaatccagattatggcaaaaccagattatttcatagttttgatgtcttcagtattaatctacaatgttgaaaattagaataaatacaaacagttgaatgagaaggtgtgtccaaacttttgactggtagtgtagatcaGGGGTTAAGTATTTAATAAAAGCTgttcactttttaatttaatttacagtCAGCATTTTATGTTCCTCTGTAGATGGATTaactttttctaaaaacaaaagcagaaattCAGTTTCCCTCCAGTCTAACAGTGAATACTACGTCTCTGTTAGCCTGAAAACTCCAGAAACAGTATGGGAGAGTGTAGTGATTCCTATGTTTGGCTTTATCATGGCTGTCATGTGAAAGAAGAGCAGGTTAAAGAACAAGCCAAACATTCATCCAGAGCTGCAGCGACCTAACGCTCCAAAGACATAATCACATTTATAATCATGTATGACTCaaaggtctgaggaggaaagcAGCTCCAACTATTCCTCCTTTTTACTTCCTCATGCACACAAGTGTTAATACAGCCATGCACATGTAGCCATCTAAATACACCTACAGCCTGTTTAAGGTGCTTGTAAATAACATAgttatgtgtttacatttgaaaGTGCCTGACTGAGTGACAAATACTGTAAATACCTTTTATATCAGTGTTATGACTGAATCATTATAACTATGATTCTAATATGTAACGCCCACTACGCTGCTAACGTTCTTTTGCCTTTTATCTAtccttttatttaatatatcaAAAAACAAGCATTCATCTGGAGTCTAGATTATAGTGACTGAAGAATTACTCGAAAGAACACAACAacttaacttatttttatttatatatcacctttcatacattcaaacatgcagcccaaagtgcctCACACAAGAGCAAGAGGTAAAAGTGGAAAGATAAGGGacataaaatacttcaaaattaaaatcatgacagtaaaataaacaaaataaaatcagatacatttcagaaaaataaagtaatgttattacaataaaatgaataaaataaaataggataaataccagaaaataaaacaagatcattagaatcaatttgataaaaaataaaatcagttaaGTATcaaaacaaaccttaaaaatactggacaaaaaaacaatgcaatacCACCACTGTAGGATACTGGAGAAACATCATCTTTTGAgctttgagaattttaaattgtattcaaatgtgtgtcttgtgtataagattttaaatggcTTGGCCCTGCCTCCGCTGCGTCAATTTATCAACTTTCGGTCAGTGGACTCCGTTAAATCAACAAGAATCTCTTCGTTCAGAAATTGCAATGTGCCCTTTCGCCGTACTGCCTTTgggcagtcagctttttctgtgaaagccacaactcagtggaacaccttaccggaggacattaagaacagtgaatctctcagcagcttcaaaaccaaactgaaaagtctgctaaaggacactcaacactgcaaccactgatttgatacttttaacttgatatacatactgtttgtttgtttgtttgtttgattgtttgtgtgtgtgtgtgtgtgtgtgtgtgtgtgtgtgtgcgtgtgtgcgcgtgcgcttgtgtgtgtgcaagcaagtgtttttacaatgtgatgttttaattgtgacctgccaagggactgcagatgtaaattagctttaagctaactctggtacaatgcatcagatggtgacatttatgttaaatattgtatatggtccctttacaaataaatcgaataaaaagaaaaataataatacaataaaatcagataaatataaaaaaataaataatgttagtACAatagaatgaataaaatatgataggataaataccagaaaacaaaatcaaatcattagaatcaaattaataaaaataaaatcagataagtatcaaaatattaaatagaATCAGATGAATATCAAAACATATAATAAatcatttcaataaaataaataaaatacaatcagataaatataGTTCAATCAACTAAAATCATTGCAAGAAAATCAACAAATGAATAAActgaatcagataaataccagaaaaataaagtaattacAATAGAATAGATAAAATAgaattagataaatacaaaacaattaattcaaatcattacaataaaataaataaaacaatatcagagaaatatcaaaaaataaaataaaataattacaaaaaataaatacaattagataaataacaaaaaattatCCAAATTcattacaatgaaataaataaaataaaatcaggtaaatatatgaaaaataaaatagaatcattacaattaaattaaatcattacaataaaataaattaaattaaatcagataaattccagaaaaataaaataaagtaattacaataaaattaaaaatcagaaaaatttaataatatataaataaaatgtaagaagaataacataaaataaataaaaatgatgttaaaacaaTCGCCATAATGGTAATAGTAGCAACAACTGTACCGGTACTAACTGGCTGCTTCTTGACTGCAGTGTTTCCACCAAAAGGTGAATGTTGTTTAATCTGGGCCTTAAACAATCATTGAACTGGAACCAATCACAAACCAACAAGTTATAGATTACTGAGTTAACTTAGAAAGCCTGAGCAGTTAGAGATGCAGAATAATAAAACCATATACAGCCTGGAGggtattttttgtttaaagaaatataaatgagcgtgccaaataaATGCTCAGAAACTCCACAGTTTTGAAACTTACTTCCTTAATCTCCTGGGAGAGCATTTGCAAAGGATTAGatggaaaagtgtttttctcagCTGTTCTTAAAATACTTCTGGTTGATGTTGTGAATCTGATCACTGCCTCAGTGTaaagacacaacacacaggCTGTGGTGGATTATAAATGGCTGAGAGCT
Encoded here:
- the LOC117829936 gene encoding protein Tob1-like → MQLEIQVALNFIISYLYNKLPRRRVNIFGEELERQLKKKYEGHWYPDKPYKGSGYRCIHVGEKVDPVVEQAAKESGLDIEDVRNNLPQDLSVWIDPFEVSYQIGEKGPVKVLYVDDNNENGSELDKEIKNSFNPEAQVFMPISDPVGASSESSSPSPPFGQSAAVSPSFMPRSTQPLTFTTATFAATKFGSTKMKSSGRGNNANSSSSSKVARTSPTNNLGLNVNTLLKQKAISTSMHSLYGLGLGQQQQQQQQKASALSPNAKEFVFPSLQGQASPGAVFPGEGSLGLGPLQYNNAFDMFAAYGSLNDKSLMDGLNFSLSNMQYSNQQFQPVMAN